A stretch of the Malus domestica chromosome 08, GDT2T_hap1 genome encodes the following:
- the LOC103421195 gene encoding putative disease resistance protein RGA4 has product MEIIGQKFFNILVMRSFFQDFEDDDEGNIKSCKMHDIVHDFLQFLTQNECFTMEVKGGNNTKKPLGDKIQHLTLVLAPTGPLSCVLFSSCNMRTLATFDSKFNVVDSTLMSQLKHLRTLNLSGNCIEELPKEIGKLVHLRFIDLSYNDDLKRLPNAVCNLYNLQTLRLNWCRVLESLPQSMGKLINLKHLYVRGCFRLKYLPKGIGRLTNLRTLDRCPVGGGKDNDEAFKLGDLRNLDQLQGLLPIEIDGDLKLVAGEGEKALPLGNKQQLLHLRIEFVGWTQLFHWRKKI; this is encoded by the coding sequence ATGGAAATAATTGGCCAAAAGTTTTTCAATATTTTAGTAATGCGATCTTTCTTCCAAGACTTCGAAGACGATGATGAGGGAAATATCAAGAGTTGTAAAATGCATGATATTGTGCATGATTTTCTGCAGTTTCTTACTCAAAATGAATGCTTTACAATGGAGGTTAAGGGTGGTAACAATACAAAAAAGCCCTTGGGTGATAAGATCCAACATTTGACCTTAGTGCTTGCTCCCACGGGTCCACTCTCATGTGTTTTGTTTTCCAGCTGCAATATGCGTACTCTTGCAACTTTTGATTCAAAATTTAATGTTGTGGACTCAACTTTGATGTCGCAGTTGAAACATCTGAGGACATTAAATTTGAGTGGTAATTGTATTGAAGAGCTTCCGAAAGAGATAGGTAAATTGGTGCATCTGAGGTTTATTGATTTGTCCTATAATGATGACTTGAAAAGGCTACCGAATGCGGTGTGTAATTTATACAATTTGCAGACATTGCGCCTTAATTGGTGTAGGGTACTTGAAAGTCTACCTCAGAGCATGGGAAAGTTGATTAACTTAAAGCATCTTTATGTTAGGGGTTGCTTTCGGCTGAAGTACTTGCCGAAAGGGATTGGGAGATTAACAAATCTAAGAACACTAGATCGGTGCCCTGTTGGTGGTGGTAAAGACAACGATGAAGCATTCAAATTAGGAGATTTGAGAAACTTAGACCAACTTCAGGGTCTACTCCCCATAGAGATTGATGGGGATTTGAAACTTGTTGCGGGTGAGGGTGAGAAAGCATTACCCTTGGGGAACAAACAACAACTCTTACATTTGAGaatagaatttgttggttgGACACAATTGTTTCATTGgagaaaaaaaatctga
- the LOC114826495 gene encoding probable disease resistance protein RF9, which yields MSLNNLRVLYLAWWNECEVLPPLGILPSLERLELWKMKGVKKVGVEFLGIEKETSSASSCITLFPKLKKLQFFFMDAWEEWKGVEEWKEEDSHITIMPCLSFLEFWNCSQLKTLPDFLRKTPLQTLVIRRCGNLARGCQKGRGKEWPKISHIPNIRIDGKRIVEAEDAVELPERPSTSDSDDEGEGMVEAEDAVELPERPSTSESFTSKLLGGRQTSKNWIHQDPPVV from the exons ATGTCATTAAACAATTTGAGAGTTCTTTATCTTGCGTGGTGGAATGAATGTGAAGTTTTACCTCCTTTGGGAATATTGCCGTCCCTCGAAAGGCTGGAGCTTTGGAAAATGAAAGGAGTAAAAAAGGTTGGAGTTGAGTTTCTGGGAATAGAAAAGGAAACGTCATCAGCATCATCATGCATTACTCTATtcccaaaattgaaaaaactCCAGTTTTTCTTTATGGATGCGTGGGAAGAGTGGAAAGGAGTGGAAGAGTGGAAGGAAGAGGATTCTCATATTACCATAATGCCATGCCTTTCCTTTTTAGAGTTTTGGAACTGCAGTCAGCTAAAAACACTGCCAGACTTCTTGCGGAAAACACCACTTCAGACACTTGTCATCAGACGCTGTGGTAATCTTGCACGAGGTTGCCAAAAAGGCAGAGGAAAGGAGTGGCCCAAGATTTCTCACATCCCCAACATCAGAATTGATGGTAAACGCATAGTGGAGGCAGAGGATGCAGTTGAGTTACCTGAGAGGCCTTCCACTTCTGATTCTGATGATGAGGGTGAAGGCATGGTCGAGGCAGAGGACGCTGTTGAGTTACCTGAGAGGCCTTCCACTTCTG AAAGTTTCACGAGCAAGCTTTTGGGAGGGCGGCAGACCTCAAAAAACTGGATTCACCAAGACCCTCCAGTTGTCTGA